The following coding sequences are from one Salinicoccus sp. Bachu38 window:
- a CDS encoding L-cystine transporter codes for MDALLVVINIIAFLLLIGALVFLKRRNVKFSHRVMIGLIIGLFFGAGLQLVYGVDSTVITSTMDWVSIVGSGFVRLLQMIVMPLVFISILGAFAKMDVKEKFLKSGVKIIALLLGTTAIAAVIGISAALLFNLDASSLNLGEAENERALSLESTASEIEDQTLPQQLVSLLPANPFLDFTGDRATSTIAVVFFAIFMGFSFVRLMQRNPESGEKIRTGIIALNDWVMQLVKIILALTPYGILAIMTSTVATSNFQAIYDLGLFVVASYTALLTMYLVHLLLIGLTGLNPLQYFKKTAEALLFAFTSRSSAGTLPLNIQTQRTRLGVPASIANFSGSFGLSIGQNGCAGIYPAMLGIMIAPAAGVEINAQFIITLIAVTVIASLGIAGVGGGATFAAIIVLSTMNLPIALAAVLISIEPLIDMGRTAVNVSGSMTAGTITAKTNRSLDKDVYDEKRYDELTAEA; via the coding sequence ATGGATGCATTACTTGTCGTCATAAATATTATCGCCTTCCTGCTGCTCATCGGCGCACTTGTGTTCCTCAAGCGGCGGAATGTAAAATTCTCCCATCGCGTGATGATCGGCCTCATCATCGGCCTGTTCTTCGGTGCCGGACTGCAGCTGGTCTATGGTGTGGACAGTACAGTCATAACAAGCACGATGGATTGGGTTTCCATCGTCGGCAGCGGGTTCGTCCGACTTCTGCAGATGATCGTCATGCCACTCGTCTTCATTTCCATCCTCGGTGCTTTCGCAAAGATGGATGTAAAGGAGAAGTTTCTGAAATCCGGCGTCAAAATCATCGCACTGCTGCTCGGCACCACCGCGATTGCTGCTGTGATCGGTATTTCTGCCGCCCTGCTCTTCAACCTTGATGCTTCAAGCCTCAACCTGGGCGAAGCCGAAAATGAAAGGGCACTCTCACTCGAGAGCACCGCTTCTGAAATCGAAGATCAGACGCTTCCCCAGCAGCTCGTATCACTGCTGCCGGCCAATCCTTTCCTTGACTTCACCGGAGATCGTGCCACTTCCACCATCGCAGTCGTCTTCTTCGCCATCTTCATGGGATTCAGCTTCGTCCGCCTCATGCAGCGCAATCCCGAGAGCGGCGAGAAGATCAGGACAGGCATCATCGCCCTGAACGACTGGGTCATGCAGCTTGTCAAAATCATTCTGGCCCTGACCCCTTACGGGATTCTGGCCATCATGACTTCTACTGTGGCCACTTCAAACTTCCAGGCCATATACGATCTTGGACTGTTCGTTGTCGCTTCATACACTGCACTGCTGACGATGTACCTCGTCCATCTGCTGCTGATCGGGCTGACAGGCCTGAATCCACTCCAATACTTCAAGAAGACTGCGGAAGCACTGCTGTTTGCCTTCACTTCCCGTTCGAGTGCCGGCACACTGCCACTCAACATACAGACGCAGCGGACAAGACTCGGCGTACCGGCAAGCATCGCCAACTTCTCGGGAAGTTTCGGACTGTCCATCGGACAGAATGGGTGTGCCGGCATCTATCCAGCGATGCTCGGCATCATGATTGCCCCGGCAGCCGGTGTTGAAATCAACGCCCAGTTCATCATTACGCTGATTGCCGTGACGGTCATCGCATCCCTCGGAATCGCCGGTGTCGGTGGTGGCGCAACATTCGCAGCAATCATCGTCCTGTCAACGATGAACCTGCCGATCGCCCTCGCCGCCGTCCTCATCTCCATTGAACCCCTGATCGATATGGGAAGGACAGCCGTCAATGTCAGCGGCTCGATGACGGCCGGAACGATAACCGCAAAGACGAATCGGTCATTGGACAAGGATGTCTATGATGAAAAACGCTACGATGAACTCACAGCAGAAGCATAG
- a CDS encoding ABC transporter substrate-binding protein: MKRFLFLILAAVFVLSACGGFQIGDSEGSNSSEEDSASGETEGSDAEGSNGETVTLDFWSFWGSEQRRPVIDKIIEDFNNSQDEIEVQHTYVPWGDIWTKNLAAIAAGDPPDVIINDINTVKLRAQEGQMEPITEFVDSDVQNRFYDQMTEATMHEDEMYALPFNTDTQILFYNKDLFEEAGLDPEDPPSTWAEAEEYATQLDVEEGGSYERIGFYPLIGAGSDVWMMNALGENYVSPEGDVKIDTEPVHDTFNWILEQKNKYGENTITSINSQFENAQQDPFMAGNIGMMVQNANYYVQLRDFGQDINFGVAPLPEKEEGNGHTSWGGGFVAEIPKGAKDPEASYKFIEFLTNHDSQLYWAENNFDLVAHEEAGNSAAESDEFSESGREVYSLMVENMDNTLLTPQPLVAPDFASTVNPTFESIISENTTVEAGLEKAQSDLERIVENNR; this comes from the coding sequence ATGAAAAGGTTTCTATTTCTTATTTTAGCGGCAGTTTTTGTACTGAGTGCCTGCGGCGGTTTCCAGATCGGGGATTCCGAAGGTTCCAATTCTTCAGAAGAAGACAGCGCATCGGGCGAAACGGAAGGCAGTGATGCTGAAGGCTCGAACGGCGAAACGGTTACGCTTGATTTCTGGTCATTCTGGGGCTCTGAACAGAGGCGTCCGGTAATCGACAAGATCATCGAGGACTTCAACAATTCACAGGATGAAATCGAAGTACAGCATACCTACGTCCCTTGGGGCGACATCTGGACCAAGAACCTGGCAGCAATTGCTGCCGGCGACCCGCCGGATGTCATCATCAATGATATCAACACGGTGAAGCTGAGAGCACAGGAGGGGCAGATGGAGCCGATTACGGAATTCGTCGACTCCGATGTACAGAACCGCTTCTACGACCAGATGACGGAAGCGACGATGCATGAGGATGAAATGTATGCCCTGCCGTTCAATACGGATACACAGATCCTTTTCTATAATAAGGATCTGTTCGAAGAGGCCGGCCTGGATCCGGAAGACCCGCCGTCCACATGGGCAGAAGCTGAAGAGTACGCTACCCAGCTTGATGTCGAGGAAGGCGGCAGCTACGAACGCATCGGCTTCTATCCGCTGATCGGGGCAGGTTCTGATGTATGGATGATGAACGCCCTCGGTGAGAACTACGTCAGCCCGGAAGGGGATGTGAAAATCGATACGGAACCCGTCCACGATACATTCAACTGGATTCTCGAACAGAAGAACAAATACGGGGAGAATACGATCACGTCAATCAACTCCCAGTTCGAAAATGCCCAGCAGGATCCTTTCATGGCCGGCAACATCGGCATGATGGTACAGAATGCCAACTACTACGTCCAGCTCAGGGATTTTGGACAGGATATCAACTTCGGTGTCGCGCCATTGCCTGAAAAAGAGGAAGGGAACGGACACACATCCTGGGGCGGCGGTTTCGTTGCCGAAATACCAAAAGGCGCCAAAGATCCTGAAGCTTCCTACAAGTTCATCGAGTTCCTGACGAATCATGATTCACAGCTCTATTGGGCGGAAAACAACTTCGACCTCGTCGCCCATGAGGAGGCCGGCAATTCAGCTGCAGAAAGTGATGAATTCAGTGAATCAGGAAGGGAAGTCTATTCCCTCATGGTAGAGAACATGGACAATACACTCCTTACACCTCAGCCGCTTGTGGCTCCGGATTTCGCAAGCACGGTGAATCCGACATTTGAATCCATCATCAGTGAAAATACAACTGTCGAAGCGGGACTGGAAAAGGCACAATCTGACCTTGAACGCATAGTTGAAAATAATAGATAG
- a CDS encoding carbohydrate ABC transporter permease, with translation MYKKKENLYGYIFILPWIIGFLGLTLGPLLFSLVGSFTNYNVTSQMDFVGFANYKEMFMYDDLFWTSLYNTLYFVAFSVPLTTIAAILISTLMNQDIPGMRIFRTIYYLPAILSGVGVYLLWMQLLDPSTGLINQFLALFGIDGPNWLFDAEWSKPSLIMMKLWSAGGSMLLYLAAMQGVSKTLYEAAIMDGASRVQMFFRITLPMVTPIIFFDIVTSTIGSFQIFQEAYVMSADNAGAPENSLLFYNLYMWINAFNVFDMGYAMAMSWILFIIVLILTIINFKFARRWVHYEGD, from the coding sequence ATGTATAAAAAGAAAGAGAACCTCTACGGCTATATTTTCATATTGCCATGGATCATCGGTTTTTTGGGGCTGACACTCGGCCCCTTGCTTTTTTCTCTTGTAGGCAGTTTTACAAACTATAATGTGACGTCACAGATGGATTTCGTCGGATTCGCGAACTATAAGGAAATGTTCATGTACGACGACCTGTTCTGGACATCACTCTACAACACCCTGTACTTCGTCGCCTTCTCCGTCCCTCTGACGACGATCGCGGCGATACTGATATCGACACTGATGAACCAGGATATCCCGGGGATGCGCATATTCCGTACCATCTATTATCTGCCGGCAATCCTTTCAGGCGTCGGGGTCTATCTTTTGTGGATGCAGCTGCTCGACCCGTCGACGGGACTGATCAACCAGTTCCTCGCCCTGTTCGGCATCGACGGTCCGAACTGGCTGTTCGATGCCGAATGGTCGAAGCCTTCCCTCATCATGATGAAATTGTGGAGTGCCGGCGGCAGCATGCTGCTGTATCTCGCTGCGATGCAGGGTGTATCCAAAACACTCTACGAAGCAGCGATCATGGACGGGGCTTCCCGTGTGCAGATGTTCTTCAGGATCACCCTGCCCATGGTGACGCCGATCATCTTCTTCGATATCGTGACCAGCACGATCGGGTCCTTCCAGATTTTTCAGGAAGCCTATGTAATGAGTGCGGACAATGCGGGGGCACCGGAAAACTCACTGCTGTTCTATAACCTCTACATGTGGATCAACGCCTTCAACGTGTTCGATATGGGTTATGCGATGGCCATGTCATGGATACTGTTCATCATCGTATTGATTCTGACCATCATCAACTTCAAATTCGCCAGACGGTGGGTCCATTATGAGGGGGATTGA
- a CDS encoding carbohydrate ABC transporter permease, which produces MYNSNKMKFWRAFNFVLLIVGSLFMIAPLFWMISIALKSMEEIYRGEFTFIPQDIQFSNFIDIFDIAPFFTYFINTSVITVLVVFANVFVNAFIAYGFAKINFKGREILFIFVLSTMMLPGFITLIPQYVIFAELGLVNTYYPLVLPSFFGSAFNIFLLRQFFKGVPGSMIEAARMEGANHFQIFFKIALPMIKPALFTVAIFSFNGVWNDFLGPLLYLNDESLYTLQLGLQVFKEQSSTQWNYLMAGSLLVLMPVIILFFFFQKYFIQGSNILGQTDEK; this is translated from the coding sequence ATGTACAACTCCAACAAGATGAAATTCTGGCGGGCCTTCAACTTCGTGCTTCTGATTGTCGGCAGCCTCTTCATGATTGCACCCCTGTTCTGGATGATATCGATAGCGCTCAAATCCATGGAGGAGATATACCGCGGGGAGTTCACATTCATCCCCCAGGATATCCAGTTCTCCAATTTCATTGACATCTTCGACATTGCACCATTTTTCACCTACTTCATCAATACTTCAGTCATCACGGTGCTTGTCGTATTCGCGAATGTATTCGTGAATGCATTCATTGCCTACGGCTTCGCCAAGATCAATTTCAAGGGACGGGAGATACTCTTCATATTTGTGCTCTCCACCATGATGCTGCCGGGGTTCATTACACTGATTCCCCAGTACGTCATTTTTGCGGAACTTGGCCTTGTGAACACCTACTACCCGCTGGTGCTGCCTTCATTCTTTGGCAGTGCATTCAACATCTTCCTGCTGCGCCAATTCTTCAAGGGTGTACCAGGCAGTATGATCGAAGCGGCCAGGATGGAAGGTGCAAACCACTTCCAGATATTCTTCAAGATTGCGCTTCCGATGATCAAGCCGGCACTATTCACAGTGGCGATATTCTCTTTCAACGGCGTGTGGAACGACTTCCTCGGACCGTTGCTGTATCTGAATGATGAGTCCCTCTATACGCTCCAGCTCGGCCTCCAGGTCTTCAAGGAGCAGTCGAGTACCCAGTGGAACTACCTGATGGCCGGTTCACTGCTTGTGCTCATGCCTGTCATCATCCTGTTCTTCTTCTTCCAGAAGTACTTCATACAGGGATCGAACATATTGGGTCAGACGGACGAAAAATAG
- a CDS encoding VOC family protein — translation MKSITPFLTFEGRAEEAMKYYEETFKDAEIRLLQKYDAADPSLEGKVMQGAIRIQDQLIMMMDSQVPHEFTFTPSMSFYIECETLEEIELYYRKLKKQGAIHMPLDEYGFSRQFAWLQDQFGVAWQLNLS, via the coding sequence ATGAAATCCATCACCCCATTTTTGACATTCGAAGGCCGTGCCGAAGAAGCCATGAAATATTACGAGGAGACATTCAAGGATGCGGAGATCCGCCTGCTCCAGAAGTACGACGCTGCGGACCCGAGTCTCGAAGGCAAAGTGATGCAGGGAGCCATAAGGATACAGGACCAGCTGATCATGATGATGGACAGCCAGGTCCCGCATGAGTTCACCTTCACTCCGAGCATGTCCTTCTATATTGAATGCGAAACCCTCGAGGAAATAGAACTCTACTACAGGAAACTGAAAAAGCAGGGGGCCATCCATATGCCCCTCGACGAATATGGGTTCTCCAGACAGTTCGCCTGGCTCCAGGACCAGTTCGGCGTGGCATGGCAGCTCAACCTGTCATAG
- a CDS encoding GNAT family N-acetyltransferase, with amino-acid sequence MWHIRAFEELDVRTLEEIYRLRVSVFVVEQACAYQEIDGLDPECTHIYRTDDTGIIAYLRIVHGSPISIGRVIVRADRRSSGVGQALMGQAMDYVHTHFKGERIYLHGQAHLEKFYQSLGFRTTSEVHLEDGIPHIDMEYKEEWA; translated from the coding sequence ATGTGGCATATTAGAGCATTTGAAGAATTGGATGTCCGTACACTGGAGGAGATATACAGGCTCAGGGTTTCCGTATTCGTGGTGGAACAGGCATGCGCCTATCAGGAAATTGATGGCCTGGATCCGGAATGTACCCATATCTATAGGACGGATGATACGGGGATTATCGCCTATCTGAGAATCGTGCATGGGAGCCCCATATCCATCGGCCGGGTCATTGTCAGGGCAGACCGTCGCAGCAGTGGAGTGGGGCAGGCGCTTATGGGACAGGCCATGGATTATGTACATACACACTTCAAAGGTGAACGGATCTATCTGCATGGCCAGGCACACCTGGAGAAATTCTATCAGTCACTCGGGTTCAGGACGACTTCAGAGGTCCATCTTGAAGATGGCATCCCGCATATCGATATGGAATACAAAGAGGAATGGGCATGA
- a CDS encoding FMN-dependent NADH-azoreductase, with protein MKNVLVVKANNRPDGISTKMYDAFMESVEGNKNMNINVYDIFEEDMPYIGHELFSALGKIQNDEALDADEQRLMDAKQKAMDAFEAADIIVFAFPLWNLTIPARLQTFIDYVYSAGFTFKYNADGSMAQLMTDKKVLLLNARGGMYSAPEMQGMDMSHNYMKNVIGGVFGMEIIDEVIIEGHNAMPQEAARIIEEGLESVRECARELNAQFA; from the coding sequence ATGAAAAATGTACTCGTAGTAAAAGCAAACAACCGTCCGGACGGCATCTCTACAAAAATGTATGATGCATTCATGGAGTCCGTGGAGGGCAATAAAAATATGAACATCAATGTATACGACATATTCGAGGAAGATATGCCGTATATCGGGCATGAACTGTTCAGTGCACTCGGCAAGATACAGAACGACGAAGCATTGGATGCGGACGAACAGCGCCTGATGGATGCAAAGCAGAAAGCGATGGACGCATTCGAAGCGGCGGACATCATCGTATTTGCATTCCCGCTATGGAATCTCACGATTCCGGCACGTCTCCAGACATTCATCGACTATGTATACTCAGCAGGGTTCACCTTCAAATACAATGCAGATGGATCAATGGCACAGCTCATGACGGACAAGAAGGTCCTCCTTCTCAACGCACGTGGCGGGATGTACAGCGCACCTGAAATGCAGGGCATGGATATGTCCCACAACTACATGAAAAATGTCATCGGCGGTGTATTCGGCATGGAAATCATCGATGAAGTCATCATCGAAGGGCATAATGCAATGCCTCAGGAAGCGGCGAGAATCATTGAAGAAGGTCTTGAAAGCGTGCGTGAATGCGCACGGGAACTCAACGCCCAATTCGCATAG
- a CDS encoding class I SAM-dependent methyltransferase, giving the protein MNVNFGNVADNYLKYRDDIPDSLIKGLEKRGVAIAGSKVADLGAGPGLLSKMLSDRGAIVDAVEPSAELIEVGKTHIGDDQRINFVQKYAEDTGLPSNSYDIVTVMRAWHWFDREKTIEEVKRILKPGGHLVIMDSGFTSASKIVKESMKIIQSYSTDKQIRPAGTKDMATQMINSFPVEWFDEWKYAKFDLMDLYKMDYEVKFTNEEWAGRLSSVSWLAAFKEKQRRNTLNRISSYLEDNFPDGRHKIPHILSVAILQNKNNLQL; this is encoded by the coding sequence ATGAATGTAAACTTTGGCAATGTCGCTGACAATTATCTGAAGTACAGGGATGACATCCCTGACAGCCTGATCAAGGGGTTGGAAAAACGTGGCGTGGCAATCGCAGGCAGCAAGGTGGCGGACCTCGGGGCGGGGCCCGGACTGCTCAGCAAGATGCTGAGTGACAGGGGGGCCATCGTGGATGCCGTGGAGCCTTCAGCCGAACTGATTGAAGTGGGGAAAACGCACATCGGAGATGATCAGAGAATCAATTTCGTACAGAAGTATGCTGAAGATACAGGTCTGCCATCAAACAGCTATGATATCGTCACCGTGATGCGGGCATGGCACTGGTTCGACCGGGAGAAGACGATAGAGGAAGTGAAGCGCATCCTGAAGCCTGGCGGCCATCTGGTCATCATGGATTCCGGTTTTACATCCGCTTCGAAGATCGTCAAGGAGTCCATGAAGATCATCCAGTCCTATTCGACGGACAAGCAGATCAGACCGGCGGGCACAAAGGATATGGCCACCCAGATGATCAACAGTTTCCCCGTGGAATGGTTCGACGAATGGAAATATGCCAAGTTCGATCTGATGGACCTGTATAAGATGGACTATGAAGTCAAGTTTACAAACGAAGAATGGGCCGGGCGGCTGTCCTCCGTCTCCTGGCTTGCCGCATTCAAGGAGAAGCAGAGGAGAAACACATTGAACCGCATCAGCAGCTACCTTGAAGACAATTTCCCCGACGGCAGGCATAAGATTCCACATATTTTGAGCGTTGCGATTCTGCAGAACAAGAACAATCTGCAGCTTTGA
- a CDS encoding type 1 glutamine amidotransferase domain-containing protein, which produces MTMTRSVLLIVTNHGTINNDEDRPTGLWLGEAAEPYHVFQSAGFKVDIASPKGGSVPLDPNSLDGEQDEGNNEVIRLLQNTKRVKDMVYERYDALFFAGGHGTMYDFPGQPDIQNILAFFKDDGRIISAVCHGPAAFADAKTKDGKYVVDGVKLTGFTNEEEKSMELLDDMPFALQSKLESNGAGFVVGEAMEEHIVTDGNFITGQNPASAEAAARAVVNRLK; this is translated from the coding sequence ATGACTATGACTAGATCCGTACTACTTATAGTAACCAACCACGGTACAATCAACAACGATGAAGACAGACCGACCGGACTATGGCTCGGCGAGGCTGCAGAGCCCTATCATGTCTTCCAGAGTGCAGGCTTCAAGGTTGACATCGCATCACCGAAAGGCGGTTCCGTTCCCCTGGATCCAAACTCTTTGGACGGTGAGCAGGATGAAGGGAACAATGAGGTGATCAGATTGCTCCAGAACACCAAACGTGTGAAAGACATGGTATATGAAAGATACGACGCATTGTTCTTCGCCGGTGGGCACGGCACAATGTACGACTTCCCCGGCCAGCCCGACATCCAGAATATCCTGGCATTCTTCAAGGATGACGGCCGCATCATCAGTGCGGTATGCCACGGCCCCGCCGCATTCGCCGATGCCAAGACCAAGGATGGCAAATATGTTGTGGACGGCGTCAAATTGACAGGCTTCACGAATGAAGAGGAGAAGTCGATGGAGCTCCTTGATGACATGCCTTTCGCATTGCAGTCGAAGCTCGAATCCAATGGCGCAGGCTTCGTCGTCGGAGAAGCGATGGAGGAACACATCGTTACAGATGGAAACTTCATCACCGGCCAGAATCCGGCATCCGCAGAGGCTGCAGCGAGAGCTGTCGTCAACAGGTTGAAATAG
- a CDS encoding DinB family protein, with the protein MSKELLLFELEKTRGWTLDLFDGMKEEDMHIIPEGFPNSVHWQLGHIATMMEMVTAALTDKNTDTHKRYKKYFAFGTSPDDFDGDTPATDEIEALLKGQPERLQDLDEAVLEEDLPREFMGMTTRREQFAFIILHEAMHVGKVQEMKRVLDNH; encoded by the coding sequence ATGAGCAAGGAACTTCTGTTGTTTGAACTGGAAAAGACGAGAGGATGGACGCTTGATCTCTTCGATGGAATGAAAGAGGAAGACATGCATATCATCCCTGAAGGATTTCCAAACAGCGTCCACTGGCAGCTCGGGCATATTGCTACGATGATGGAGATGGTGACTGCTGCATTGACGGACAAGAACACCGATACGCATAAGCGGTATAAGAAATACTTTGCTTTCGGTACAAGTCCGGATGATTTTGATGGGGACACCCCCGCGACCGATGAAATCGAAGCCCTGCTCAAAGGACAGCCTGAACGTCTTCAGGATCTGGACGAAGCAGTTCTCGAAGAAGACCTTCCGAGGGAATTCATGGGAATGACCACCCGCAGGGAGCAGTTCGCCTTCATCATTCTGCATGAAGCGATGCATGTGGGCAAAGTCCAGGAAATGAAAAGGGTACTGGATAACCATTAG
- a CDS encoding MDR family MFS transporter, whose translation METSERSKPDYRLIFILLSGAFVALLSNTFLNVALPSIKDDFGITTSTVQWVSTAYMLVSGIVIPTTAFLMQRFSARTLFLAAMLLFLSGTLIAGFSPTFPVLILGRMVQASGSAILMPLLMNVMITSFPPERRGTAMGLFSLVMFFAPAIGPTLSGFIVQSYSWHYLFFIMVPVLLVVLSIGWFKLPETETAYSTKIDIPSVILSTLGFGGILYGFSSAGNSGWLRADVILALLTGFISVFFYIRKQTRMREPMLDFSVYKFPMFTLSSLLIGTMNMALFSGMILMPIYLQDIQGISPLDTGLLLLPGALIMGFMSPVSGKLFDMFGPRNLAIFGLVLTVSTTFFFSRLTFDTSYTFLIMLYSIRAFGMTLVMTPVMTNGMNQLTPKLTPHGSSINSMLNQVSGAIGTALLITIMQNTMNRKLSGVSQPDATTMNQAMLDGINFAFLVATLLLAIALVLSFFLKRVTTDEVLGDSMTKARPIEPVEEK comes from the coding sequence ATGGAAACATCTGAAAGATCCAAGCCGGACTACCGTCTTATATTCATACTGCTCTCCGGCGCTTTTGTCGCATTGCTGTCCAATACGTTCCTGAATGTCGCACTGCCATCCATAAAGGATGACTTCGGCATCACCACTTCCACAGTACAGTGGGTCTCTACAGCATATATGCTCGTCAGCGGAATCGTCATCCCGACGACCGCCTTCCTGATGCAGAGATTCAGCGCAAGAACGCTTTTCCTGGCAGCGATGCTGCTCTTCCTTTCCGGCACATTGATCGCCGGCTTTTCGCCCACTTTCCCTGTCCTGATCCTGGGCCGCATGGTACAGGCTTCCGGCTCGGCCATTCTCATGCCCCTGCTGATGAACGTCATGATCACAAGCTTTCCTCCGGAGCGCCGGGGGACGGCGATGGGCCTTTTCAGTCTGGTCATGTTCTTTGCACCGGCCATCGGACCGACCCTTTCCGGATTCATCGTACAGAGCTACTCATGGCATTACCTGTTCTTCATCATGGTACCGGTACTGCTGGTCGTACTCAGCATCGGATGGTTCAAGCTACCTGAGACGGAGACTGCATATTCCACTAAAATCGACATCCCCTCTGTCATACTGTCGACCCTCGGGTTCGGCGGCATACTGTATGGCTTCAGTTCCGCAGGAAACAGCGGCTGGCTGAGAGCAGATGTCATACTCGCGCTGCTCACCGGTTTCATCAGCGTGTTCTTCTATATCCGGAAGCAGACACGGATGCGTGAACCGATGCTGGACTTCTCAGTATACAAATTTCCGATGTTCACACTGTCTTCCCTTCTGATCGGAACGATGAACATGGCCCTTTTCTCCGGGATGATCCTCATGCCGATATACCTTCAGGATATCCAGGGCATCTCCCCGCTCGATACAGGCCTCCTGCTTCTGCCGGGGGCGCTGATCATGGGATTCATGAGCCCGGTATCCGGAAAGCTGTTCGACATGTTCGGACCGAGGAATCTTGCGATCTTCGGACTGGTCCTGACCGTATCGACGACATTCTTCTTCAGCCGGCTCACCTTTGACACGAGCTATACGTTCCTGATCATGCTCTACTCGATCCGCGCATTCGGCATGACACTCGTCATGACGCCTGTGATGACGAACGGCATGAACCAGCTGACACCGAAGCTGACGCCGCACGGTTCATCCATCAACAGCATGCTGAACCAGGTGTCCGGCGCGATCGGCACGGCACTGCTGATCACCATCATGCAGAATACGATGAACCGGAAGCTCTCCGGCGTTTCCCAACCGGATGCAACGACGATGAACCAGGCGATGCTCGATGGCATCAACTTCGCCTTCCTCGTCGCCACACTGCTGCTCGCCATCGCCCTTGTGCTGTCATTCTTCCTGAAACGTGTCACAACCGACGAAGTCCTTGGGGACTCGATGACTAAAGCACGGCCGATTGAACCCGTCGAAGAGAAATAA